One window from the genome of Paraclostridium sordellii encodes:
- a CDS encoding glutamine--tRNA ligase/YqeY domain fusion protein translates to MSNENKSSNFIRNIIVNDLETKKHDTIITRFPPEPNGYLHIGHAKSICLNFGLAEEFKGNVNLRFDDTNPVKEDVEYVNSIKEDVKWLGFDWTNLYFASNYFDEMYERAVLLIKKGKAFVCDLNAEQMREYRGSLTEPGKESPYRNRTVEENLDLFERMKNGEFKDGEKVLRAKIDMSSPNINLRDPAIYRISHSHHHNTGDKWCIYPMYAFAHPIEDAIEGITHSLCSLEFEDQRPLYDWVVAECEMPKVPRQIEFARLNLTNTVMSKRKLKQLVDEGVTDGWDDPRMPTIAGLRRRGYTPEAIRNFCNEIGVAKADSTVDSQMLDYFVREDLQPKAPLAMGVLKPLKLVITNYPEGQVEMLEIENNAKDETKGKRLVPFSREIYIEQEDFMIEPVKKYFRLFPGNEVRLKGAYFVKCNDFITDEDGNVTEIHCTYDPETKSGSGFTGRKVKATIHWVDANSAVPCEFRLFEPLILDDAPENEGKHFLEQINPNSLEIVQGLVEKTAIENAKPQDKFQFVRHGFFNVDDKYTTEDKLVFNRIVPLKSSFKPKK, encoded by the coding sequence ATGTCAAATGAAAATAAGTCATCAAACTTCATAAGAAACATAATAGTTAATGATTTAGAAACTAAAAAACATGATACTATCATAACTCGTTTCCCTCCAGAACCAAATGGTTATTTACATATCGGACACGCTAAATCTATATGTTTAAACTTTGGTTTAGCTGAGGAATTTAAAGGAAACGTAAACTTAAGATTCGATGATACAAATCCTGTAAAAGAAGATGTAGAGTATGTAAACTCTATAAAAGAGGATGTAAAGTGGTTAGGATTTGATTGGACTAACTTATACTTTGCTTCTAACTACTTTGATGAAATGTATGAAAGAGCCGTTTTACTTATAAAAAAAGGTAAAGCTTTCGTATGTGATTTAAATGCAGAACAAATGAGAGAATATAGAGGTTCATTAACAGAACCTGGAAAAGAAAGTCCTTATAGAAATAGAACTGTTGAGGAAAATCTTGATTTATTTGAAAGAATGAAAAACGGAGAATTTAAAGATGGAGAAAAAGTATTAAGAGCTAAAATAGATATGTCTTCTCCTAACATAAACTTAAGAGACCCTGCAATATATAGAATATCTCACTCTCACCATCATAATACTGGTGATAAGTGGTGTATATACCCTATGTATGCATTTGCCCATCCAATAGAAGATGCTATAGAAGGAATAACTCACTCTCTATGTTCTTTAGAGTTCGAAGATCAAAGACCTTTATATGATTGGGTTGTAGCTGAATGTGAAATGCCTAAAGTTCCTCGTCAAATAGAATTTGCCAGATTAAATCTTACAAATACTGTTATGAGTAAAAGAAAACTTAAGCAACTTGTTGATGAAGGTGTAACTGATGGTTGGGATGATCCTCGTATGCCTACTATAGCTGGTCTAAGAAGAAGAGGATATACTCCAGAAGCTATAAGAAACTTCTGTAATGAAATAGGAGTTGCTAAAGCAGATTCTACTGTTGATAGCCAAATGTTAGACTATTTTGTAAGAGAAGACTTACAACCTAAAGCTCCACTTGCTATGGGTGTATTAAAGCCTCTTAAGTTAGTTATAACTAATTATCCTGAAGGACAAGTAGAAATGCTTGAAATAGAAAACAATGCTAAAGATGAAACTAAAGGAAAGAGATTAGTTCCATTTTCTAGAGAAATATATATAGAACAAGAAGACTTTATGATAGAGCCAGTTAAAAAGTACTTTAGATTATTCCCTGGTAATGAAGTTAGATTAAAAGGTGCATACTTTGTTAAATGTAATGACTTCATAACTGATGAAGATGGTAATGTTACTGAAATTCATTGTACTTATGACCCAGAAACTAAGAGTGGTTCTGGATTTACTGGCCGTAAAGTTAAAGCTACAATTCACTGGGTAGATGCTAACTCTGCTGTTCCTTGTGAGTTTAGATTATTTGAGCCATTAATTTTAGACGATGCTCCAGAAAATGAAGGTAAACACTTCTTAGAACAAATTAATCCAAATTCACTTGAAATTGTTCAAGGTCTTGTAGAAAAAACTGCTATAGAAAATGCTAAGCCTCAAGATAAGTTCCAATTTGTAAGACATGGATTCTTTAATGTAGATGATAAATATACTACTGAGGACAAATTAGTGTTTAACAGAATAGTTCCTTTAAAAAGCTCATTTAAGCCTAAAAAGTAA